GAACAACTAGGCGTATGAATCCTTTATCTAGTAGCTCCTGTATTTGTTATTTGAGCTCATTCATCTCGGAGGGTACTAAGCGATACAGTTCCTTGTATATTGGCACGGTACCTGGCATAAtatcaatggaaaactccacctcatGCTCAGGTGGGATACCCACTACATCGTTAGGAAATACATCAGAAAAATCTCTAACAACTGGGACGTCTGCTACTGTATGATTGGTATTAGCAGGGGTTCAAATAATTTTCGCCAAAACTGCTTGACACCCCTTAAGCATAAGCTTCTTCGCCTGAGATATGATATAATCTGAGGCATTTTGTTGTGTGCACTTGGCTTGAATACAAACTCATCCTCGCCAATGGTCTGACCCTCACTGATTTTTGTTCGAAGTCAATCGTCACTCCATTCTTTGACAACCAATCCATCCctaaaatgatgtcaaactcgGGCATCGGAAATACTATAAGGTCAGTGTAGGCTATGTGGCCCTGTAGCTTGAGACTCAATTCTCTAACCACACTAGAAGTAGACAATTTCTCCTCAGATGGAAAGGTCACAGAATAACTCACATCCATTCTAGTGAGCTTTAAGTACAAATAACCCACGAATCCCTATgatataaaagaatgagtagccccGGAATCTAACAGAGCATTTGTGGCTATCCCCGCTATATAGATCCTTCCTGAAATAATATTAACATACACTCAATTTAACAACCCAAAAAAAGGACTAAACTTAATCTCATGCACAGGCTGAATTCACTATCCTAGACTTCTCatgtaaatttcgaaaattagccTCCTATTATACCCAAAATTTTGAACCATGCATAATAAATTCCAATAAATAATACAGTACTGAATAAATCATATTATCTGTCAAGAGTGTAGTGTCTGGGTCCGTCTCCTCAACATGCATCACAAAGACTTGGCCCTGAGTcggctgcttccactgtggaCGATTCTTTAGCATGTGGTCAGAAGATCCACACTTGAAGAGCTTTCCTGAACTCCATATACGCTCTCCTTCATGCTTGCGACTGCAGTTTAGGCACACCGGATATTCAGTAGGATTCTTATTAGCCCTCTTCTGTGGTTGATGTGCTTTCCCTTTGCTAGGCCCTTGAAACAGCTTCTTAGCTGGTTGCTGAAACTGTCGTTGAGGCGCCTGTAAAGGCCTCTTGCCCTGCTTGTAAATCTCGATGTCCTTCTGATCCTATTTAGACACCAAATCCCTGATCACAACAACTGCATAAGTAGGAGGACCAGCTATGCAAACATCACGGTGCAAGATCGATAGTAATccatccataaagtgcctcgGCTTCTCCCTAGCATCATTAGCTATCAAGGGCATGAAGTGACACCCCTACTCGAAATTCCTCATGAACTCCGCCACACTGCGTTCTCCCTGCCTCAACGTCATAAACTACCTAGTCAGTCGGAATCGTACCTCATCgatgaagtacttggagtagaatacctcctTGAAGTATTCCCACGTTAGGGTCTGCAGATTCACCGAcactgatgctccttcccaccataatcGAGCATCATCCTTCAGCAAATAAGTAGCGCACCTAACTCTGTCAGCATCATACAGCTCCATAAAGGTTTAGATCACCTCTATGGACTTAATTCATCCATCGGCTACCATAGGATCAGTTGAACCCTAAAAATCCTTAAGGTACATCTTATGCAATCTCTTATACACTGCCTCACGCCTCGTCCTTCTATCCACCTCAGTGTTGTTCCTCGCAAACTGCGCAAAAAAATGAGTCATTTCCGCAAGCATCCGAGCCTAAAGGTTTGGTGGTGGACGTGGAAGGGAAGCTCTCTGCTCATCACGAGTCTCATGGCCCTCATGGTTAACCATATGTCTAGAAGGCATGTGGTTTCATAATGTAATCTAACACGTAACCAACATGGATAACCAAACTACTCATATAACATGTTAAAATGGTTCAAAACTTAAACATGTAGTTTAAGAAACTCGTACTTAACACTTAATGCATTTAAAACCATAAAAACTTGCAAACTTGATGCGTGACTTCCTGAGCTTTACAACCAGCAGTGGGCACAACTCTATATGTTTGCTCTAATACCAACTGTGATGAATCGTGCCTTAAAATACTTCTACTTTAATATTtacgaaaaatttaaaattttcttattaaataatttattataaatataactcgtaaaataaattaaccGTCACTACTCATACTAAAAATAAAGTTAATATTAAACCTCCATCATTTGAAAACCACAAACAAAAATCCAAGTAAAAAACATCCAccaataatttgaaaaatccAACATAATATAAAAAGTTTCAACTTACTAGTCACCATCGCTAAGGCATAAAATTAGAGAGAATAGTTTTAAAAGTgcataattaaaattttcgtTAACTACAAAGTCCTCGGATTTGCACTGCCATTAGTCCGAGATTGCTTACTAGTTTCCGCCTCCCGCCTCCTCAACTACAtcatctgcatcgatcaagtctaatgAGTCTAATGAATCAGCATGCATAAACCGTGAATAgaaagtaatacgtaataaaatttCATACAATTTAGCATAGCTCGTACATATCATAATATAAGTATAAATATGTATAACATGACTTTTCTGCATAAAAAAGTTCATAAAATCTTATTTTCGTGCTCGTCATCGTAATCGTAAATCATTTTGGGTAGAGTTATGTTCAATACAAATGGATCATAACATAAATAGTTTGATCAAACTAAACAACAGTACTAAGTCAGCATAGATCACCACAGCCTTTGGACAAGATGTCCACTCCCTGACATAACATAATTCCTCTGAAGAGATTGGAGAGGTCCCGAGATACGTTCTCCGGGCTACcaaacccataacataatttggCCATAagaaaaatcacatacttcaaaataattattttgcacgtcatacatacttatgAACATCGTGAACTCATGGGATCGTCCTTGGACATGCTTCCCTAATATACTAaaatttatacccaaaatagCCCCTAAGGTGCATTCAGATGCATACGACTCCCAAATTAAATAGAACCACTTAGGATGTATCAATCGACTTGGGACTCAACCCACACATAAAATACATACTAACATATTGCCCAAAGCCCTAAAATAGCCCCGAATCATAAACAAACCTCGTACATGCTTAAAGAACAATATAGACACAAGCTGCCCAAAGAGTGACGCTCTGACATTTATCCGTTCCATACGAATTCCTATCTACTATAACTCAAACCAAGCCCTAGACTTGACCACTATACATATCTTATGAACCTTCTCCAGCCCGTTCCAGCCCTTAACACACGAACATTCCTTGAATTACCCAAAACCGTGCACCCTAACTCTTGCGAGCCCTCATGTGCACAAGGCTCTTCATGACTCCAGCAGCTAATTTCACCCAACCGAACCCTAACCCACCCATATCAGGCCTACCCAGGGGCCCTAAGACCCCTCCTTGACCCTAGCCATGAGCCCTGGTCCTGCTTAACACCAAAATCCATGTGACCCGCGATAAAGCCCTTATGTGCGCACGGTTACGCTTGTTTCATTTCCTACTTTCCACCGGCCTATCGGCCCATATCGAACCATTTAATGACATCTAAACACATCCCATAACATGACCATACATAGGAGCAAGCTATAGGTACTGCCCAACGAATGAGAAAatcaaaattcaaagaaaaCATTGAAGTTCATGCATATTTCGTATTTAAACTAGTTATAATAATGTTCTATCATACATATAATCAAACCAACAAGTTTTCATGCATATTTTATGCCAAAAATACAGCATAAAACATGATCAATGCATAAAGGAAAGGTTTAGACATGTCTTTGCGTTAAAATACAGGATATATTGACAAAAAAACACGGGGACGAACGGAGGCTGAACGGAGACGGTTTTCTACGATATATCCAAGCCTTGCTTGAAGAATTTCGGTCGAAAGCTTTGTGTTTTTGTTTGTGTGTTTTCTTTGTGTTcaatgtgtgtgttgtgtgtgtgcgtCTGATTTGTGTTGTGTTAGGGTAGGAATCATACtagtatttaaataaaataatgactAGGGTTTAGTTTAATTAAATCATCAAATAAAATTACTAATAAAACCCtccaatttttgaaattaagagttctacaaatttaaaattatatccATAATTAAATACTatctaatttatttaattaagttataaaaataattattagaacattttatttttagtggATGTATTTAAATTccttatttttgaaaagttccaacaatgtCTATCAGATGATATATGCACTGTGAGAAAATTTCGTTGACAATTTGATGCAGAATTTCGATGGTTCGATCTGTAGCATGTGATGCACATAATTCATCAATTGGGAAAAATATAattgtaacgtcccaaaaattaGAATGTCCATGttaaccacatgcatgcaagttattaaatttcttttgtattttattaaattattttaatccaTGGTCATGTCATGAGTATGGTTCATTTCATGATTATTTCAAAGTTTCACGCATTAgtgtttctagatgcatttcgcgtttgaacgaggaacggagaccgatgaattatcaggaaaattatttttgttacatgattaatttttattaattgatataagatgttttaaatgtatttttcaagaaataggctttgttgggtatttttacctgcCAGAGCATATTTTTCAGAGTtgcgcaaattttatcgaaacgaaggactttttgagggctcgagcaatattttcaaaaacgtacctaaatgaaatttttttcgggagtgtgtttggactTAATGAGCCTACTTTTAAGTTTATTGGGCCTAAAACccttttatttcttttaaaagCCACATTAAGGCCCATTTGCACCTTAATTACTATTTAAATATTGCACTAACCTATTCttaaacctaaacctaataAATCAGCCGACCAACCCCCTTCTCAGCAACTCATTCACGTGAGATTTCAGTAGCACCATTGCTGCAACTCCTCGGCCAAGGGTGTTCTTCCAAAAGAAAAATCTCCGGCGCTTCCCCGACGCTCGTTTCTCCGACGTTCTTGCGTAAAATGCATTAAGGCACACTTGTATTATATTTTCCTCTTCATTCACGCCCATACTATGCTATTATATATGATATTGTATGGAGGAAACATGGGTTTTACTTGTGTCTTCATTCGTTGCAAGTTTTACATGAAATATTGCATTTAAATAATGGTAACTCacgttttttttgttgtggctGTGCAAGGGGCTGTAGTCTGCTGTTATTTAGGGGCTGAAACACGTCAATGATTAAGAGAAAATAGGCTGGAGTCATGGTTTAATCGGGTGGGACTCATGTTTGATGCATACGCCGAAGGTGTGGCTTGTTTGGTTGGATCGAGTGTGATCGAATCGAGAGTTATGAGCAAGTCGACGGTGCAAGGGCGACGCCAGGCTTTGGACCAGAATCTGGTGGGTCTGAGCCATGGTTTGGAGAAGCTCGATCACAGCTGGAATGGTTCTTAGAACCGCTTGGAGTCGGGAAATAGAGTTTGGCCACAGGTGTGTTTCTTGGGTGACTAGCGAGTGGAAATAGGTTCAGTAGGTCCAGGAGGGTCTGGTCTTGGTCGTAGGTGGCTTGGTTTGAGCCGGTAGAGCTTAGGGGCGCTAGTTTTGAGTTTGGTGCATCTAAAGTTTTTGAATGAGTCTTTGCTGGAAATTCCAAGAGCTCGGGGCTCGTTTTTTGTGAGTCACAGTATGCTGGAAAATGTGGTTTAGGGTCTGGTAGGATGTGTTTTAGGCATGGTTTAAGTTTGGGAAAATTTGGTTAGGTTTCGGGTCGATTCAGGTTAAAACCGAGACtctggtccaagttttaaaacgaatcgattaggttttgaaacgggctcgagtttacgtctaagaaataattataatttatgttttgggatgtttaaggagtttggtaaactTTGGGTAAAAAATTTTTCTGTAACGACCATGGGCCATTAGGTTGAACCAAcatgggcctcggcccatacccacgcaccactactggtcatggaTCATTATGAggcccatgcccatgcaccTACTGAAGATTCGATCATTTCTCTATGATTTCTGGTGACGAAACTTATAATTTGTACAAATCTTTaagtggtttctttcgcctccCTCAACACTTGAACCCAAGACCTCTAAGCTTAATTACCTATATTCCTAAAGTGTTAGTACCAGTTGAGCCCAACTGGTACCAACgctttgttagagtaggtgtcattcgagccaagtgttggccgagaaTTCATGtcgaaactctatgtataaacaatctttattctaataatatttgaaattttttttgacaCATccttatctgtatacccatgcttgttgcatagataaagtccttgaatatataaatagcagaaagaatatgagatgctcaaatgatgagtatcatgaaactcatatttgcaatactgtatattctaaaaagttcctagtcgattcagccgtcaTTAAGAAGGATAATGGCCGCTCGAGTTGGAGACTAGTATGTGTGATGTGAGTATCATGTTTCAtttgtaggggacattgtgatgtccgagcatgcagataggtgctccttgtagagtgcactgaacaaccctccacaaaggactttccaagtggttttcaattatcgagtggaaacattctagtttatggttgtacaccattagtccttatgacccgggacaactttgagactctatatgctagaattgcactttgacttgtttaccgactctcatggggtcatcaggtggcaaggttgggtgttttgtcgaaacatataggagtcgatgcattgtagtcagggattcaccaCTTACCTTCGTGTATGGATATCCTGcgtgatctcatgtgtatatAGTTTGatatctctgatcagagtgttGATGGTAATTGTGAAagaggtttcatagattacaccaacGATGCACCTACGACATgaaacatagtatcgattcttcgacagctctcgatataccaataattGTCGAATCGGTCAGGATATATAAGATGAAGGGtctgtactgtacgctaaccataatagatttgttcttgcaagcactatcatttgatacctagagaatcatgtaagcgatgctgccaggcgtttaacatggttggttgggtactatcagacttgaattCTGACGTTATTATTATCAatgagttgataagtaagaatggagaattttaggtatgctcatataaggacatgtttagtctcgAATCatattgagatgtgaacccacgattagttgtatcattgaacccgtgagggccacacaagtactagctttctatatcccgttgagaagaaaaatagttcaatgtgtgttgaacggcttatataggagtttataagcgctaacaaaaatagaagtatgacttctataagaggaTTATtgggaatgtaacttttaatttgtggaagtgttcctaaattaaaagttggccaaataaataatgtatttgaaatttgtggttttcataaacattattatggactaaattaaattaattcaagtgttgaattaattaaacactagtggacctattagagtctaaataattaaattaattcaagtgttgaattaattaaataatattgggtcttatagagctcaattaaaaataattattcaactagtgtgcttgagtaaaatcaagtaaagtttaaatggtctcaatgtgtttgagatatttaaataaaagcccatgggccttgtaattgttacaagcccaaacaaattgcatgcttggaaggtgaagggttggaggcaaCTTTTGAGTTAATGGCATGACATGCATATGCAACTTTACACTTTTTCAAGCACCAATAAAAGACATCCCTTCTCTCCTAATGCATGATGGCTGAAACTTCCTTTAACAATTTCTCtcatttttgcttcttcaattgttgaggatatCACAACCTTCTTAAAGAAAAATCctttaatttttctagtgcaaaattagagagGATCTTCTTTGTTGGTGGTGAACTTGATTTTTGAGCAAATAATGCTCATAGGAGGCTTACAGATTGTTAATctttcaagagctaagttgtttacaacttagttggagccatcatcaatcctttgtgattgataggtaaagtATTAAACACatactatgaatgtcatttttgtgttttatgttatttgctacacactatatGTAGGGGTGCTCGgtttttcttgtaaaaatattgttttgaaacttccgtttcGTATCCGGGCACAGTAACcgatccgctttcaagtggtattagAACTAAGGctactattttgtgtagcaaatacaagatattatattgagaaccTATTTCTAACCGCCTGAGAAATTCGTCGCAACAAATCGAAGCCGGTTTTGGGaggatttcgggcagcaagggcagccccaaGGGCTGCCCGAACCTCCcccaaaaagaataaaaaaaattgtttgtaTTGTTGGCCAGAATCCGGTGACGGAGCTCTGGCAACGACGATGAGGACCAGGGTtttcaaaagtgttttggaatatcaaattttcatgggccttgagttgttgggccattagatggctaatatagtttgtaaattttaaatgggccaaaatatttttggtgaaaaatgtctTATTGGGCTCTTAAGTTTAAAtctatattttttcataaaataaataattgaagttggactttaattatttatagtaaattgtgatttacaagaaattcggttataaataaattaattagaaagtaggcAAATGAGTTTGtttactttgttgatttaatttataatcgtggcggttagtgattggatcaagatgtataatattggatcaattgattattgtgataattaattgatggtgtatgatatgtgatattatgcatgaatgaTGATATAAAGCCCAAgctcaagcccaatttgctaggtgtatgctatgaTCTTTTGTaatgaatgattgtaataattatcaatttataagtgGGTTTGGTTTATGGCTCGTTCCCaacccatgagatgtatccctatttttccatggatatttatttgtaaatattagcttagtggaagatcaagattggaagatggtgggctatgatgattatgaatatcgagacatgtaaatattagatGCTTATGTAATtgtgcatttgcatcccatgcattcccGAGGATTGGACCGAGGcccatgtttggctcacacggacCATAGTATttgggcgattgatcatccttgttagtttattatttataatatatgcatgatatattataaataatgagtatgtgcgttgttattattataataacaaagttgcatgaatccggcaaacatacgattaAACATGGAGAgcttttaaacaaaattaacgacgagacctttcaaaattaaaaaccctcatttttaATAAGATttaaaatcaatatcaagctcgaaaaggagaattataaagGTGTTTATAGTTTCTATGTCGTCCAatgacaatgggtgcatgatgaacgttacccgtgctcggggctcggctcatattattggggagcccTGGACATcgaaaagctgtgacatccatgacatggtgatgtgaactacgtggaactcccatgatttcggctcaaaTTATTGagagaactcatggcgaccgtccattaaagttcaatatcgatgggtaaggcttgacacgtaaagatgaacgacgtcatcttattgggtcctaatcaaacgtgagaaaAAAGTTTACGTAAATGGTTGCATgaagatgcaattggaaactaccttttaggactTATGATTGGctaatattattcgggatcataatttgctAATTAGACCTTACGTACctgaccgacgatttcggttgggaataaatctagcaagcggactaggtcaagttatagtattTGGAGATGAGTCCATGTATCGTACCCACAGAGATCGATGCTTAATTACtagaatatgaattatttttcctaatttaggctattaaaattcaaatgagtggagataaattaattaaaactaaattaaacaatttaaataaattaactaaagaaaaaaaatccaaattattATCTTAGatgaaaattcaaattatttaaaaacgaCTAAGGCGCACAACGGTACCAAGACAACTTATAATCTACGTGtcaaattcatattcaataaattaattatttaattcacgACGGAATtcccaaaattatttattaaacgattcCTCGACTTAATAAAGCTACTGTTAGATataaattttattgtggcgatgataactaaaaccagtagaccagcagaccaatTCAACAGATTagcttatcagtagctgctgctctagtaaaaactaaaaccagtagaaaaagggataacaatacaaaccagtagagaacgttttctaacgttgctatcttaattgttaccgttaaagagctCCTAGTaccagtattaattgcagcattaaatactatacggagtcatttaatgcatattacccaattgagtataaaacaagactgattgttttatagcttttctgcaggaacctatttcggtaataaagctgattgtatcagttatctgaagacttctctgattatgaacgttgaactcagtcgattatatatacttggatcaaatccttgttcgacacgacacttcgcataatatcattttcaaggaacaaagctactctcttatcagacgaatatcagTTTTCCTTGAGTATTTtgaaagttcaacacaaagaaaagtagcacacgcttcatagcttatatctgatctttttgaagatcatcttgtgctactaattcttacactcttcacgatctttactgcactaatattttatcagaagagtttgtaatctgaaaagagtcttttcagaactttgtgttccgCATTTTTgtaagttgagaaactaagagtttcagtaggctgaggtgtaagtccttctgaagtgggtgtgtacaagtgttgtactgtaatatccaaagtcttttagttataccttctggaaacagaagaaggggagacgtagaagagtttatcttcgaacttccataaacaactgctgtctactgctttattgttttgtttcaactacttcatcagattgtttccgcacgctctactgtaatcaggtgaaagtattcacACAAGAtcgactactatccttaacaggattctagtaccTCATCAatacgaaaaacgagtagagtttattcaccccccctctaaactcaacttcgatcctcaacaattggtatcagagcaggttattcttgtttgtgaaaaactacaacaaatggcacacttcagcaagatccctatgttttctaaggaagattttgacgactggaagataagaatgcaagctcatcttgcagcacaagatgatgacatgtggtacgtcatcagagatggtccactgaaaatcttaaagcctaatatagctgttgctgttactgacggtgcaccacagatggtcgaaaaatcaagaagtgaatggaccagtgaagataagaaaaaagccaatcttgataatgt
This Primulina eburnea isolate SZY01 chromosome 2, ASM2296580v1, whole genome shotgun sequence DNA region includes the following protein-coding sequences:
- the LOC140824101 gene encoding uncharacterized protein, which translates into the protein MTHFFAQFARNNTEVDRRTRREAVYKRLHKIVRCATYLLKDDARLWWEGASVSVNLQTLTWEYFKEVFYSKYFIDEDQKDIEIYKQGKRPLQAPQRQFQQPAKKLFQGPSKGKAHQPQKRANKNPTEYPVCLNCSRKHEGERIWSSGKLFKCGSSDHMLKNRPQWKQPTQGQGFVGYLYLKLTRMDVSYSVTFPSEEKLSTSSVVRELSLKLQGHIAYTDLIRWWLELVKYYDCDISYHPGKDSVVADALSRKAGVIAQLSVQRPLQLEMQKFDLEVFSRGRAPSLSTLTLQSTLIDRIRSGQSSDEQL